In the genome of Rhodothermus sp., the window TGCCGCGATCAGGTTGAAGACGCGCACGCCGGCCTCGTCGAAGCGCTGTCGTAGCGAGCAGGCCAGCGCGTCATTATCGGCCTGTACGCGGCGGGTTATCCGGACGATTTTGATCGCGGGCGTCATGGCAGGTTCAGGCAAACAGTCCGAAAAGCAGCAGCGCAATGCCGGCATAGCGGAGCGTCCCGATGCGCTGGCGGTGGTGCAGCAGCTGTCCAGACGCGTAGCCGAGCAGCACCAGTACCGCCGTGGCAAGCAGCAGACCGGACGCGTACGATAGACCCGCGCCGGGGAGCAGCTCGGTGCCATGGACGTGTCCGTGCACCAGTCCGATGAGCGCGACCAGCGGCAGGCCGATAGCCTTCGGTACCCGCAGCAGTAGCGTCAGTGCGGCACCCAGCAGCAGCACCGACATGAGGATGCCGGATTCGGTGGCCGGGGTGGACCAGAATGCGCCCAGCGGCAGACCGATCAGTACTGCACCCAAGAAAACGGCAGGCAGCCAGCGACCGGAGGCCTTCGGTTGCACGGTGGCCCAGAGTCCGACCCCCAGCGCAGCCAGCAGGTGGTCCAGGCCTGTCAGCGGATGCAGCAGACCATGGCCAAGGCTGTCGGACGGCATCAGGCCGGTGTGGGCCAGGACCGACATGGGGAGGGTTGCCAGCAACATCGGCAGCCCGCGCTGCAGGACTGCCCTCAACGCAAAGCGCTGCTTCATGGCAGTAGCAAGGATTCGGGTTGATAGAAACAAACACCCCGCTTTTAGAAGAAAAGTCCGAAACGCCACCGGACAAGCATCCCCCACGTAATTCTTCAAAAGATCACCGTGACCAAGAGTAACTCTTTCCCCACAGGCAGGTGTTTACAGATAGTAGTGCGTCCGGTAATTGGAGAAAGTGGTGCCGTAGAACTTTTCTAGTGAGTCAATTCAGGTGAGTATGCCCGTTGAATCGATTCAGGATGGAGGTTGACCCGCTATTTTACAGAACGCTCACCTGACACACATAGATCGGTGCCAGGACTTCTGTAAAATGTCAACATAATGTTAATGGAAGTTCATGCGAATGGACGTCTTTATTATTCTATAAGCAGGCTCGCTTTGGGAGGCTGGTTGCGAAAAAAGCTTCGGCGCAGGTTGTGACAGGGAGCCGAGAGGGCACTCTACTGGACAAGTAGATGTGTTTTAAATTTTTTGTGAAGGCAGAGGGGGTGACAGTAGGCAGTTGCTACGCATAAATTACGTATGCTTTCTGAGAAGCGCAGGTTAATCAAGGACAAATCTTAATCTTAAGGAGAAGATCATGAGACGCTATGTGATCGGGCTATTCGGCCTGGGGCTGTGGTTGAGCTTGCTGGGGGTGGGGCCGGCTTATGGACAGCGGCCATTTCCCTCCCCGAATAACCCGGACGAGGAGCAGCGCGAGGAGTGCAATGCGATGGTGCGTTCCGGAGATCAATGTGAAAACGTGGGAGGGGGCATTCCGTTGGACACCCTTGTTTTTTGTAACAGAAGTTTGGACGATCTGTTACAAAATTGTATATATCGAGATCGGGGTAGCGCCCGTTACGGTTAAAATTCCTGTCAGTGTGCGTGGAGAGCAGCGCGTTCACGTCTATCGGTGTATGGCCATACGTAATGAAAAAAGCTGTGTCGTAGGGGCTCAGCAGAACATGCCGGTTGGTGAGTGTCAGGTAAAAGTATAATGCAAGTTCAACACATTGATCGCCTATGAGATCGCAACCGATCTGTGGCGGATGGGGGCTGGTCTTCGTGTTGGCCATCGGGTTGGGCGGATGCGTTCAGGACGGGCTTGAGCCGAATCCGTCCATTAAACTCAGTGAAAAGTTTGTTTTTATGGATTCGCTCATGTATGATAGGTTTCATTTACCTCTGATTCAAAAGTATAAAGAAAGTTTTCTGAAGGGTATCTCAGATTATGTTGTCGATTCTCCATGGGTGTATGTATCCGATGGAAGAACTTCTGTAAAAATATTTGACTTCTCTGGAAATTTTGTGGGGTTGTTAGGAAATATAGGCGAGGGAGTCGGTGAATATATGATGCCTGGAGAGATGTTTAAATGTCATGATATGATTGGAGTCTATGATGTACAACTGAGAAGGTTTAATTTTTATAAAAATGGTGTTTATGTTTCTTCCTTTGTATTATCTTTTGTTCCTGGAGGGAATTTGCTGGAAGAGCCTTTCTGTCGTAATGGTTTTATATATTTCGCTGTGCGCGGGTATCCTGATGAAGCGCCTTATCATCTGTTTCAGGTCGATACGACCGGTCGTTTTGTACGCGCAGCTTTCCGCATGGACGAAACCTATCGAGGCTATTATCATAGTGGAATCTTTCGAGGAAAAATTGTCGATACAGGTGATAAAATAGCTTTCGCACATAGTCTTTATAAAAAAGTTTTTATTTTTTCCTATCAATTGGACAGCCTGGGGGCTGAGATGATGCAGATGCCGGAAGCGTGCAGACAATGGACGTGGGAGCCAGAGCCTATGCATGCCCTGGATGATCCAGAAGCACATCAAAGGCAGCTCTTGAAATTGCACCGACATGTTCATATTCAGGCACCCTGTCTGTTTATAGACATGTATCCTTATAAGAATTTTTTTGTGTACAGTTATTTATATGGTCCGGCAGATCAGAAAATCGGTTATGCTATTTTCTGGGACAGATTAAACAGAAAGGCATACCACTTGATCGGAGGCGTGCCTCGCTATGTGCCACAGATGGACTATCTGGTAGCATTTGAGGGCGAGGAAGAGAGGGAGGATCGATGGGCGCTGTCGTTTTTTAAGCTGAATCTTGCTGCTTATGAGCGGGAGTTTGAGGAGTTCATTGCGCGGTATGGGGGCAGAGGCATTGGAGATTCGGAGTAGCTCAGACAAGGCGCATACTTGGGGCGTTGCTGGAGGCACCGGTGAAGGGGACGGCCTATGTTCTCGCAGCCAGATGAGTGTCTGGACGCCGGACAGCTCCAGTGATCGAGGATGATTAGGGAGCACGCTGGGTAGCCCCTCTACTGCCATTGGCCCGCCGTCCGATCGTATTGACTGGATCGCAGGATACAAATTCAAACAGTGATATTTGGGATCCTGTACCCTACAAAACCTTGACCCTTCACCTGTATTAGCTGTCGCGGTAGCGGTTCGTTGAAGAGCATGTCGAGAATAGAGCTGTCAGTCCGCATTAGACTCCTTCTTCATAAGTTCTTACGCTTTTAAGTCGTTGTATATAGGCATCGGGCAAATTGTGTTCTATAGCTCCTTGGATGAGTAGTTCAAGATAACAACGTTTTGGTCTGAGGTCTTTTTGTACTTTGACAGCAATATAGGTAACTGCTTGCTGTGTCCCTGCCTTTGTTTCTACCGTTATAGGAACGCGCCTATAATGTTGTGGCACCCCTTCCAGGCTATCCAGTTTTTGTAATTCAGTTTCACTGAGCCGATAAAGGACTCCATAAACAATATCTTCTTTATCTGGCTGAATATTTGCATAACCAATGCCGTTATCGGCAAATTTATCAAAGGTCAGGGTGTAGCCCTTTAGCCAACCCATCTGCCATGCTACGCCCGTCCTACCAACGCGCTCCTCCAGACGGGTAGAACACATGTTCGATCCGTATGCAAAATACCACCTGTCCATTGGGACACCTTAATTAACGCAACTTCTAGTGTGTATAAAAAAAGATAAGCATTAAATCCATTAAGAGAAGAGAGTTGCTGACGCATAACATCATAAGCTGCTGCAGAGCGTGGCGCAGAAGTCGCCCCCTACACGCACTGGTCAGGTCTCGTCCTGGGCCATTCCTCTGGGGGAAGTCCCTCTGTGCATGTTTCTGTTCAAAACCGCAATGATGGGAGTGATGACCAGGGTAGGAGCCAACCATAAGATAAAGGCTGGCTCGAAGGTAAAATTGACGACAAGGAATGCCGTGATGGTCGCAATAGCACTTGCCAGCATCATGGTTAGATGACGTCCAATGCGTACTTTGCCCGTGACACCTCTGGCGTAAAGCGTTTTAAGATCACCGATGCTCAGCGCAGCGCCAATTCCAGCAAATACCAGCATGGTAATGCCGTTGTTGTCGTTTGAAAGCAGCAGGTAAGCGCCATAAGATGCCATAGCAAGCGACACCAATAACATCCCCAGCGAGCGAACCCAGTCCATACGCTGAGGCGTGCCACGACGGTTTCTGGCATAGCGCCAGCCTGAAAAGGCCAGATAAAAGCTGAAAATAGCTACCAGTAAAAGGAATACATTTGCAGTAATGATGGAAAGTGGCGCCGCCGTCAAAAAGATCATAACCATGCTACCAAAGAAAATCCTGCCGCTGTAAAGGTGCCATCTGTGCGTTAAGTTCAGCGTTTTGGTGAGGGTTGCAATCACCGCAGTTG includes:
- a CDS encoding HupE/UreJ family protein, with translation MKQRFALRAVLQRGLPMLLATLPMSVLAHTGLMPSDSLGHGLLHPLTGLDHLLAALGVGLWATVQPKASGRWLPAVFLGAVLIGLPLGAFWSTPATESGILMSVLLLGAALTLLLRVPKAIGLPLVALIGLVHGHVHGTELLPGAGLSYASGLLLATAVLVLLGYASGQLLHHRQRIGTLRYAGIALLLFGLFA
- a CDS encoding gamma-glutamylcyclotransferase family protein encodes the protein MDRWYFAYGSNMCSTRLEERVGRTGVAWQMGWLKGYTLTFDKFADNGIGYANIQPDKEDIVYGVLYRLSETELQKLDSLEGVPQHYRRVPITVETKAGTQQAVTYIAVKVQKDLRPKRCYLELLIQGAIEHNLPDAYIQRLKSVRTYEEGV